Part of the Crossiella cryophila genome, GCACAGCGAGACCTGTTCGCGGCAGAGCGGGGCGCCGGTGGTCAACCTCGGCGGCGTGTCGCACAACAGCTCGGCGCGGCTGGCCGCGGTTCAGACCGTGGCGGACTTCGCCCGGTTCAGCCGGTAACCGCCGACCCCCCGGCAGATCAGGTAGATCAGGAAGCTCAGCGCGGTGATGAACGCGCTGACCGGGACGCCTGGGGCCAGTGACAACAGGATGCCGCCGATGGCCGCCACCTCGGCGAAGAGCACCGAGAGCAGGATCGCCAGGCCGGGCCGGGCGGTGATCCGGGCGGCGGCCGCGCCGGGGGTGACCATCAGGGCCAGCACCAGCAACGCGCCGACGGTCTGCACGCCCAGCGCGGTCGCCACGCCGACGAGCACCGCGAACAGCGGGGTCAGCAGCCGCACCGGGACACCCCTGGCGGCCGCGACCTGCTCGTCGGCGCTGGCGAACAGCAGCGGCCGGTAGATCAGCGCGAAGACCAGCAGCACCACCGCGGCGGTGATCGCGAACAGGGCGAGTTCGCCCGAGTCCACGGTCACGATCTGCCCGATCAGCAGGCTGAATTTATTGTTCGTCCGGGTCGGATTCACCGCCAGCAACAGCACGCCGAGGCCCAGTCCGAAGGACAGCACCGCGCCGATCACCGAATCCCGCTCGGTGTCCTTCTGCCCGAGCAGGCCCAGCATCAGCGCGGCCACCACCGAACCGAGCAGCGCCCCGGTGCCCACGCTCAGGCCCAGCAGCAGCGCCGCGGCCGCGCCGGTGAAGGCCAGCTCGGCGGTGCCGTGCACGGCGAAGGACATCTTCCTGGCCACCACCATCGGCGCCAGCACCCCGGACACCAGGCCCAGCACCAGCCCGGTGAGCAGCGCGTTCTGTACGAAGTCCTCGTTGAGCAGGGTCAGCGTGAGCTGGAGGTCGAACAGCTTGGCGAAGAAGGTCTCCAGGCTCATCGCAGTTCCTCCGCGGGCTCGCGCACGTGCCTGCAGTCCTCGGCGGTGGTCTCGGCCTCCGCGCCGACCACCACGATCCGGTCCCGCAGCCGGAGCACCTCGACCCGGGTCCGGTACAGCTCGCTGAGTGTCTCGGTGGTCATCACCTCGGCCGGCGGGCCGATCCGGAACCGGCCGTCCACCAGGTACAACACCCGGTCGACCTGGTCCAGCACCGGGTTGATCTCGTGCGTCACGAACAGCACCGCCGCGCCGCTCTGCCGGGCCCGCTCGCCGATCAGCGCGCTGACCACCCGCTGGTGCGCCAGGTCCAGGGAGAGCAGCGGCTCGTCGCAGAGCAGCACCGCGGGCTCGCCGACCAGGGCCTGGGCCACCCGCAACCGCTGCTGCTCGCCACCGGAGAGCAGCCCGACCGGGGCTTTGGCGTATCCGGCCGCGCCCACCGAGGTCAGCGCGGCGTCGATCCGGTCCCGGCGGGCAGCCCGCGCACGCAGCGCGAACGGGCCCCAGCGGTGGCCGTCCAGGCCGAGTCCGACCAGGTCCCGGCCGCGCAGGGTGAGCGAGGTGTCCACCGCGCGCTGCTGCGGGATGTAGCCGATCTTGGTGCTGCCCCGGCGGACCGGCTCGCCGCCGACCTCGGCGGTGCCGCCGGAGAGCGGGTGCATGCCCAGCAGCACCCGCAGCAGGCTGGTCTTGCCGGAGCCGTTCGGGCCGAGCACGGCCAGGAACTCACCCGGCGCCACATCCAGGTCCAGCCCGTCCCACAGCACCCGGTCGCCGTAGGCGAGCCGGGCCTGCCGGAGGCGGACCGCGGCGGTCACTGCTTCAGCGCCGCGGCCAACTTGTCGATCTGCTCGCCCATCCACTGGGTGTAGTCCTTGCCCTCCGGGAGCGTCTCGGTGAGTTCGACCACCGCGACGTTCGCCTTGACCGCGTTCTCCTTGACCTGCTTGGTGACCGGTGACTCGGTCTGCGGGTTGTACACCAGCACCCTGGCCGTCCGCTCGGTCACCAGCTTCTGGATCTCCGCGATGGCGGCCGCAGGCGGGTCATTCTCCTCCTCGACCGCCTTGCTGAACTGGGCCGGGGTGACATCGGCGAGTCCGGCCTCATCCAGCAGGTAGTGCGCGATCGGCTCGGTGGCGGTGACCTTCACGCCGGTGTGCGCGGCCTTGATCGCGTCCACCTTCTGCTCCAGCGCGTCGATCCTGGCGGTGAACGCCTGCGCGTTGGCGGTGAACTTGTCCTTGGCGTCGGCCTTCAGTTCGCCGAGCTTGGCGGCGATGGCCTTGGCCACGTCCTCGACCACGTCCAGGTCGTACCAGAGGTGCTCGTTGGCGTGCTCGTGCCCGGCCTCGGCGGTCTCCGGCTTGGCGTGCTCGTCCTGGCCGGCGACCTTCATCGCCTCGACCACGGGCTTGCCGGTCTCGTTCTTGATGATCTGCGGCACGAAGTCGTCGTAGTGGCCGCCGTTGAACACCACCAGCGCGGCGCCGCGCACGGTGGCCGCGTCGGCCGCGGTGGACTCGT contains:
- a CDS encoding metal ABC transporter solute-binding protein, Zn/Mn family — translated: MTPRNTRRTGAVAALAAAALTLTACGGTPAANSGNPAPAADGRLSVVASTNVWADVARAVGGDAVSVKAVVGATGDPHSYESTAADAATVRGAALVVFNGGHYDDFVPQIIKNETGKPVVEAMKVAGQDEHAKPETAEAGHEHANEHLWYDLDVVEDVAKAIAAKLGELKADAKDKFTANAQAFTARIDALEQKVDAIKAAHTGVKVTATEPIAHYLLDEAGLADVTPAQFSKAVEEENDPPAAAIAEIQKLVTERTARVLVYNPQTESPVTKQVKENAVKANVAVVELTETLPEGKDYTQWMGEQIDKLAAALKQ
- a CDS encoding metal ABC transporter ATP-binding protein, with the translated sequence MTAAVRLRQARLAYGDRVLWDGLDLDVAPGEFLAVLGPNGSGKTSLLRVLLGMHPLSGGTAEVGGEPVRRGSTKIGYIPQQRAVDTSLTLRGRDLVGLGLDGHRWGPFALRARAARRDRIDAALTSVGAAGYAKAPVGLLSGGEQQRLRVAQALVGEPAVLLCDEPLLSLDLAHQRVVSALIGERARQSGAAVLFVTHEINPVLDQVDRVLYLVDGRFRIGPPAEVMTTETLSELYRTRVEVLRLRDRIVVVGAEAETTAEDCRHVREPAEELR
- a CDS encoding metal ABC transporter permease, which encodes MSLETFFAKLFDLQLTLTLLNEDFVQNALLTGLVLGLVSGVLAPMVVARKMSFAVHGTAELAFTGAAAALLLGLSVGTGALLGSVVAALMLGLLGQKDTERDSVIGAVLSFGLGLGVLLLAVNPTRTNNKFSLLIGQIVTVDSGELALFAITAAVVLLVFALIYRPLLFASADEQVAAARGVPVRLLTPLFAVLVGVATALGVQTVGALLVLALMVTPGAAAARITARPGLAILLSVLFAEVAAIGGILLSLAPGVPVSAFITALSFLIYLICRGVGGYRLNRAKSATV